The genomic interval TATAACATAGATTAGGTAATATCACCTCTTGATATAAAGGTCGCATAATTACATTTGGTGAAAACCTCTCAGGCACCTCATTGAGGTGATTAAGTAATTCACTCTTGCTCCAAACTATAGCTGTGTTTTTTACTTTGTATAGATTGTCATCGAAAACAATTCGTTCTCTTATTTCATTTGTTAAATAGAATAAGTTTATTTCTCTAGGATTTACTTGAACTTTATAGTGCTTCTCAAATTCAGTATTTGTTGCAGAAACCTCTTTAAAAGAAACTTGTTCAGATAGTTCTTTTTCCACAAAAGGAATAAATAATTTCTTTAAAGAAACATCATCTGCATCAATAATAATTAATCCGTATTTTCCAAATAATTCGTTAGCAATATATTTAGTTGCATCTGCTAAATTATTGTGTTTTAAATATCCTTCAGAAAACAAACCTTTTAAATAGATTGCATTTTTAGAGTTTCCTAAATGCTTAGAAAACTCATCAAAAACTTCTTGTAAACCTTCTGTAGAAAATCGACCTACTCCACCACCATCTTTACGATTCCATTGTACTTTTTTATGATTAAAATTAAAATAATTAATCTCATCAAAATCATGATCTTCTGTAGCCATCCAATAAATTGGAACAAAATTTTGTTTCGGAAACTTATCTGTTAATTCTTCCGCTAAATTAATTGTAGAAATTATCTTGTATAAAAAATATAAAGGCCCAGTAAATAAGTTTAATTGATGACCAGTAGTAATTGTAAATGTATTTTCTTTTTGTAAAGATTCAATATTTTGTTGTGTCTCTTCTGATGTTTTTACAGATAGATATTGATTTTTTAAAGCATCTCCTAAAACTTTACGATGAGATTCTGAAACGAGTTCAGAATGACGCTTTTCTTCAATTTGCTTTTTAAATCCTTCTAAATCTGGAAAATTATTATAAAAAGGTTGAATAATTTCTTTCTGATCTAAATAATCTAACATCGTCTTAGAAAAGAAGCCTGTTTTATGAAAAGGAATGGAATATTTTTTACAGTCTGTTTCTGTGTTGGTCATGTTTCAAAAATACACTTTTTTAAAACGTTTGTCGAAATTCTAAAAATTTTCTAACAAACTTTTAACGGAAAATAAAATTAATCAGAACAATTCAAAAAAGAATATTCTGTACATTTGAATTTAGATCAATTCTTTTTTTATGAAAACCAGACTTTTACTACTCGCATTATTATGCTCTTCATTTATCTTTTCACAAAATATAAAATCTCCTAAAGAATATTTAGGTTATAAATTGGGTGAACGTTTTACAAGACATCATAAAGTTGTTGACTATTTTAAATACGTGAGCAAGCAATTATCTAATGTAACACTTGAAAAATACGGAGAAACAAATGAGCATAGACCTTTATATGTTAGTTATATCTCATCACAAGAAAACATCGATAATATTGATAAAATTCGTTTAGCAAATCTTACGCAAGTAGGAATTAAAAGCGCTGGTGTCGCTATAAATAACAAAGCAATTGTTTGGTTAAGTTATAATGTACACGGTAACGAAGCTTCTAGTTCTGAGGCTTCTATGCAAACCTTGTATGAATTAGTTACTTCAAAAAAATCGTATTTAGAAAACACGATTGTAATTATAGATCCTTGTATTAATCCTGATGGACGTGATCGTTATGTAAATTGGTTTAATCAAGTTAGTAGCTCTCCTTATAATCCAAACCAAGAAGCAAAAGAACATCAAGAACCTTGGCCAGGCGGAAGGGCAAATCATTATTTATTTGATTTAAATAG from Lutibacter sp. Hel_I_33_5 carries:
- the bshC gene encoding bacillithiol biosynthesis cysteine-adding enzyme BshC yields the protein MTNTETDCKKYSIPFHKTGFFSKTMLDYLDQKEIIQPFYNNFPDLEGFKKQIEEKRHSELVSESHRKVLGDALKNQYLSVKTSEETQQNIESLQKENTFTITTGHQLNLFTGPLYFLYKIISTINLAEELTDKFPKQNFVPIYWMATEDHDFDEINYFNFNHKKVQWNRKDGGGVGRFSTEGLQEVFDEFSKHLGNSKNAIYLKGLFSEGYLKHNNLADATKYIANELFGKYGLIIIDADDVSLKKLFIPFVEKELSEQVSFKEVSATNTEFEKHYKVQVNPREINLFYLTNEIRERIVFDDNLYKVKNTAIVWSKSELLNHLNEVPERFSPNVIMRPLYQEVILPNLCYIGGGGEIAYWLQLKAYFEKVNVPFPILLLRNSVQVITEKQFKKLEKLNISLEEIFIKQQDLLKKKVTENSEVSVDFSKQKEFLKNQFSALKEIAKQTDVSFVGAVNAQERKQVKGLENLEKRLLKAEKRKQKELVSNITELQNQLFPNQSLEERQSNFSEYYLEFGNDFIHHLKNKLEPLALEFSIIVL